From the genome of Anaerotignum faecicola:
TGGTAAATCACATCACGGCAGTGGTACATTTGACTATGGAGATTGGGCAGTATGGTTATAAAAAAAGGAAGCAGTATAATTTCATTTAGTTGTGTGCTATACAAAAGGCTTTATCAGAAATAAAGAACAGCTATAGATTGAGGAGCGTTTATATGAAGTATGTATGTACAGTTATATCGGTAGCGGACATCAGTGCTGCAAGAAAGTTTTATGAGGAACTGTTCGGGGTAGAAGTCTATCAGGATTACGGAAGGAATATCGCTTTTACCTGCGGTCTGGCATTACAGCAGGATTTTGACTGGCTGGTAAGTATACCAAAG
Proteins encoded in this window:
- a CDS encoding glyoxalase; the encoded protein is MKYVCTVISVADISAARKFYEELFGVEVYQDYGRNIAFTCGLALQQDFDWLVSIPKEKVLKKSNNAEIVFEEQDFDGFLNKLKAYSDIEYLGEVIEHSWGQRVIRFYRRTG